In Paenibacillus ihbetae, the following are encoded in one genomic region:
- a CDS encoding GntR family transcriptional regulator, whose amino-acid sequence MSGSIYPDNKPLFLQIKEKIEDQIVNDQLLEGEQIPSTTQLSSFYKINHITVLKGINLLVESGLIFKKRGVGMFVAEGAKEQLLRTRKNAFADDYVMPMVQEADKLGLSTEELFEIITQVKERDAHES is encoded by the coding sequence ATTAGCGGCTCGATATATCCGGATAACAAGCCCTTGTTCCTCCAGATCAAGGAAAAGATCGAAGACCAGATCGTGAACGATCAGCTGCTTGAAGGAGAGCAGATCCCTTCCACGACGCAGCTGTCGAGCTTTTACAAAATCAATCACATTACGGTCTTGAAGGGGATCAATCTGCTCGTTGAATCCGGGCTCATTTTTAAAAAGCGGGGTGTCGGCATGTTTGTTGCGGAAGGGGCGAAGGAGCAGCTGCTTCGGACCCGGAAAAATGCATTTGCAGATGATTACGTAATGCCTATGGTACAGGAGGCCGATAAGCTCGGTCTGTCCACGGAAGAGTTGTTTGAGATCATCACCCAAGTAAAGGAGCGTGACGCCCATGAATCTTGA
- a CDS encoding ATP-binding cassette domain-containing protein produces MNLDVEFDRVSIRYGDVEAVKDVSFRLDGGKIYGLLGRNGAGKTSLLSALASFREPSSGTVKVGGEQPFENAKIMREVSFLYDIDYKDESDKVKAAIETVAGYRPRFDTEYALGLARKFNLPLDKPLKELSKGMQSAFNVTIGLASRSPVTILDEVYLGMDAPTREIFYRELLEDQERHPRTFILSTHLVSEMDYLFEEVIIIHKGRFILQDDYESLTSRGVSITGPAQKVDEFTSGLNVLNVQQLGSTKSAVVYGEMSEESKHAAGRAGLELGPISLQDLFIHITGEEQGT; encoded by the coding sequence ATGAATCTTGATGTCGAATTCGATCGGGTCTCCATTCGCTACGGGGACGTTGAGGCCGTAAAGGATGTGTCCTTCCGATTGGACGGCGGGAAGATTTACGGCCTGCTCGGACGGAACGGCGCAGGCAAAACCTCGCTGCTGTCCGCGCTGGCTTCGTTTCGCGAGCCATCATCAGGCACGGTGAAGGTAGGCGGCGAGCAGCCGTTTGAAAATGCAAAAATTATGCGGGAGGTCTCCTTCCTCTATGACATCGACTACAAGGACGAGTCGGACAAAGTGAAAGCGGCGATCGAGACGGTGGCCGGATATCGGCCCCGATTTGATACGGAATACGCCCTCGGGCTGGCACGCAAATTCAATCTGCCGCTGGATAAACCGCTTAAGGAGCTCTCGAAAGGCATGCAGTCGGCTTTCAACGTGACGATCGGGCTTGCCAGCCGCTCGCCGGTAACGATTCTGGACGAGGTGTACCTGGGCATGGATGCACCCACCCGGGAAATTTTCTACCGGGAGCTGCTCGAGGATCAGGAGCGGCACCCGCGGACGTTCATTCTGTCCACGCATCTCGTGTCGGAGATGGATTATTTGTTCGAGGAAGTCATTATCATCCATAAAGGCCGGTTCATCCTCCAAGACGATTACGAATCGTTAACCTCCCGCGGCGTTTCGATTACGGGACCGGCGCAGAAGGTGGACGAATTCACGTCGGGACTCAACGTGCTGAATGTTCAACAGCTGGGCTCCACCAAATCGGCCGTCGTCTACGGAGAGATGAGCGAGGAATCCAAGCATGCGGCGGGACGCGCGGGGCTTGAGCTGGGTCCGATCTCGCTGCAGGACTTGTTTATCCATATCACAGGGGAGGAGCAGGGAACATGA
- a CDS encoding M15 family metallopeptidase codes for MIKRRRKTVVLLAALLLAIFYMQMQTAIPGIINDMDFDLDNKEKPAITGLHPYVLKQKNELVRLTKQRGITIIITDGYRSHEEQTRIYNQGRTTEGDIVTNAKAGQSLHNYGLAIDFALKLEDGSVIWDMEYDGNGNGKSDWMEVVTIAKELGFEWGGDWDKFPDYPHLQMDFGLTIRELQRGKLPDPDIHEYSEGTKSK; via the coding sequence TCGCCATATTTTATATGCAGATGCAAACCGCAATACCCGGCATCATCAACGATATGGATTTTGATCTGGATAACAAAGAAAAGCCGGCAATCACCGGTCTCCACCCTTATGTGCTGAAGCAAAAAAACGAGCTTGTCCGCCTCACCAAGCAGCGGGGCATCACGATCATCATCACCGACGGATACCGGAGCCATGAAGAACAGACCCGGATTTACAATCAGGGACGGACAACCGAGGGCGATATCGTTACGAACGCCAAAGCCGGCCAATCCCTCCACAACTACGGGCTCGCCATTGATTTTGCCTTGAAGCTCGAGGATGGCAGCGTCATCTGGGATATGGAATACGACGGTAATGGCAATGGCAAATCCGACTGGATGGAAGTGGTGACCATCGCCAAAGAGCTCGGGTTCGAATGGGGCGGCGATTGGGACAAATTCCCTGACTATCCGCATTTGCAGATGGATTTCGGACTGACGATCCGCGAACTTCAGCGCGGCAAGCTTCCCGATCCGGATATCCATGAGTATTCGGAAGGGACGAAATCGAAATAA